The following proteins are encoded in a genomic region of Acipenser ruthenus chromosome 4, fAciRut3.2 maternal haplotype, whole genome shotgun sequence:
- the LOC117399504 gene encoding ADP-ribosylation factor-like protein 4A, translating to MGNGLSEQSPILSSFPSFQAFHIAILGLDCAGKTTVLYRLQFNEFVNTVPTKGFNSEKIKVTLGSSRTVTFHFWDVGGQEKLRPLWKSYTRCTDGIIFVVDSVDAERMEEVKTELHKITKISENQGVPILLIANKQDLRNSLTLLEIEKMLALHELSSSTPWHLQPTCAIIGDGLREGLEKLYEMIVKRRKMLRQQKKKR from the coding sequence ATGGGGAATGGATTATCAGAACAGAGTCCCATTTTGTCAAGTTTTCCGTCTTTTCAGGCTTTCCATATTGCTATTCTGGGCTTGGACTGTGCAGGGAAAACCACAGTTTTGTATCGACTACAGTTCAATGAATTTGTTAACACTGTCCCGACGAAAGGATTTAACAGTGAGAAGATCAAAGTAACTCTGGGAAGTTCCAGAACAGTGACTTTCCACTTCTGGGATGTGGGCGGCCAGGAGAAGTTAAGACCTCTGTGGAAATCATACACAAGATGCACGGATGGCATCATTTTTGTAGTAGACTCTGTGGATGCAGAAAGGATGGAAGAGGTCAAAACAGAATTGCATAAAATAACAAAGATATCTGAAAACCAAGGCGTGCCCATTCTGCTAATCGCAAACAAACAGGACCTAAGGAATTCATTAACTCTTTTAGAGATTGAAAAAATGTTAGCACTACATGAACTAAGTTCCTCCACCCCTTGGCACCTGCAACCCACATGTGCAATCATAGGGGATGGACTCAGAGAAGGACTGGAGAAACTTTATGAAATGATTGTAAAACGGAGAAAGATGTTAAGGCAGCAGAAAAAGAAGAGATGA